A region of Bacillus solimangrovi DNA encodes the following proteins:
- a CDS encoding 2-oxoglutarate dehydrogenase E1 component, which produces MSKQSVSNERWKEFHGPNLGYMLDLYEQFEQDPQSVDPSIREWFEQAGTPNNDVTSATNKGGGFDASSLKKAASAVYLAEDIRTYGHLQADIYPFDMNLERNTPYSQLDKYGLTEADLKAIPAEIVWEKAPSTVRNAFEAIEKMKEIFTGSIAFEFSHVYDKNEREWLYGMVETGEVYQTWNDKERTEVFKRLIEVEGFERFLHKTFVGQKRFSIEGLDMLVPMLDELIQQGCEDGIEDIFIGMAHRGRLNVLAHVLGKPYELILAEFHKAPNKDLVPSEGSKGINYGWTGDVKYHLGANRNVSGEQEKSVHVKLAPNPSHLEFVNPVVEGYTRAAQENREDSGRPTQDSNRAFSILIHGDAAFPGEGVVTETLNMSRLSGYETGGSIHIIANNLVGFTTDRFDSRSTKYASDVAKGYEIPIIRVNADDAENCISAINLAFAYRKKFKKDILIDLVGYRRFGHNEMDDPMGTQPLMYKKINNHPTVTDIYGKKLVSQGVMDENEIKNQQVAFESKLSEIFEEVKKNKKTDEVVEKELPRPVAEGIPEIDTSVPMETLKEINAELLNWPKDINVYPKLAKILKRRGSALDEGKAVDWGLAETLAFASILANGTPIRLTGQDSERGTFAHRHVVLHDVETNETFSPMHTLPQAKASFTVHNSPLTETAVLGFEYGYSVETKKTLVLWEAQYGDFVNVAQVIIDQFISAGRAKWGQISSLVMMLPHGYEGQGPEHSSGRLERFLTLAAENNWTVANLTSAAQYFHILRRQAAITSKDEARPLILMAPKSLIRNSRVASTGEELSEGRFNLVVNEPQTGKVADKVTRLALCSGKVAIDLTTELEKLDDKDLEWLHIARVEQLYPFPEKQLKEITNKYPNLEEIVWVQEEPKNMGSWHYMYPRIHELAEDKMKVKYIGRPDRSSPATGEPDVHKKEQQRIIDAVLTRA; this is translated from the coding sequence ATGAGTAAACAAAGTGTAAGTAATGAGAGATGGAAGGAATTTCATGGCCCTAACTTAGGTTATATGCTTGATTTGTATGAGCAATTCGAACAAGATCCACAATCAGTGGATCCTTCTATACGTGAATGGTTTGAACAAGCAGGAACACCGAATAATGATGTAACAAGTGCTACTAATAAAGGTGGCGGATTCGATGCATCTAGTTTGAAGAAAGCTGCTTCAGCAGTTTATTTGGCAGAAGATATTCGTACATATGGTCATCTTCAAGCAGATATATATCCATTCGATATGAATCTTGAAAGAAATACACCTTATAGCCAATTAGATAAGTATGGTCTTACAGAAGCTGACTTAAAAGCAATTCCAGCTGAAATTGTTTGGGAAAAAGCACCTTCAACAGTTCGAAATGCATTTGAAGCAATCGAAAAGATGAAAGAGATCTTTACGGGCTCAATTGCTTTTGAATTTTCACATGTTTATGACAAGAATGAACGAGAATGGTTGTACGGAATGGTTGAAACTGGAGAAGTTTATCAAACATGGAACGATAAAGAGCGCACTGAAGTGTTCAAACGTTTAATTGAAGTAGAAGGTTTTGAAAGATTTCTTCATAAAACATTCGTTGGACAAAAACGTTTTTCAATCGAAGGACTTGATATGCTCGTCCCAATGTTAGATGAGTTGATCCAACAAGGTTGTGAAGACGGTATTGAAGATATCTTTATCGGAATGGCGCATCGTGGACGTTTAAATGTATTAGCACATGTATTAGGAAAGCCTTATGAGCTAATTTTAGCTGAATTCCATAAAGCTCCTAATAAAGATCTCGTTCCGTCTGAAGGTTCTAAAGGAATTAACTATGGTTGGACAGGTGATGTGAAATACCACCTTGGTGCAAATCGTAATGTCAGTGGTGAGCAGGAAAAAAGTGTGCACGTAAAACTTGCTCCTAACCCAAGTCACTTGGAGTTTGTAAATCCCGTTGTAGAAGGGTATACAAGAGCTGCACAAGAAAATCGTGAAGATAGTGGTAGACCAACGCAGGATAGTAATCGTGCATTTTCGATTTTAATTCATGGTGATGCAGCTTTTCCAGGTGAAGGTGTTGTAACGGAAACCTTGAATATGAGTCGTTTGAGTGGTTATGAAACAGGTGGATCGATCCACATTATTGCAAATAACTTAGTTGGTTTTACGACTGATCGATTTGATTCCCGATCAACGAAATATGCAAGTGATGTTGCAAAAGGTTATGAGATTCCAATTATACGTGTGAATGCAGATGATGCTGAGAACTGTATTTCAGCGATTAACTTAGCGTTCGCATATAGGAAAAAATTCAAAAAAGATATTTTAATTGATCTCGTTGGTTATCGACGATTTGGTCACAATGAAATGGATGACCCGATGGGTACTCAACCATTAATGTATAAAAAAATAAATAATCATCCTACTGTTACGGACATTTATGGAAAGAAATTAGTGTCACAAGGTGTAATGGATGAAAACGAAATAAAAAATCAACAAGTTGCGTTTGAATCAAAATTAAGTGAGATTTTTGAAGAGGTAAAGAAAAATAAAAAGACGGATGAAGTTGTAGAGAAGGAACTTCCAAGACCTGTAGCAGAAGGAATTCCAGAAATTGATACGTCTGTTCCAATGGAAACACTTAAAGAAATTAATGCAGAATTATTAAATTGGCCAAAAGATATCAACGTTTATCCTAAGCTCGCTAAAATCCTTAAGCGAAGAGGAAGTGCACTTGATGAAGGAAAGGCGGTTGACTGGGGATTAGCTGAAACGCTTGCATTCGCATCAATTTTGGCAAATGGAACACCAATTCGTTTAACAGGTCAAGATAGTGAACGTGGTACGTTTGCACATCGTCATGTTGTTTTACATGACGTAGAGACGAACGAAACTTTCTCACCAATGCATACGCTACCACAAGCAAAAGCATCATTTACTGTACACAATAGCCCATTAACAGAAACAGCTGTTTTAGGATTTGAGTACGGTTATAGTGTAGAAACGAAAAAAACGTTAGTTCTATGGGAAGCACAATATGGTGATTTCGTTAATGTAGCTCAAGTAATCATCGATCAGTTCATATCTGCAGGTCGTGCGAAATGGGGACAAATATCATCACTTGTTATGATGTTACCACATGGTTATGAAGGACAAGGACCAGAGCATTCAAGTGGAAGATTAGAACGATTCTTGACACTTGCGGCAGAAAATAACTGGACAGTAGCTAATTTAACGAGTGCTGCACAATATTTCCATATTTTACGTCGCCAAGCTGCGATTACTTCAAAAGATGAAGCGCGTCCATTAATCTTAATGGCACCAAAAAGTCTAATCCGAAATTCTCGTGTCGCTTCGACTGGTGAAGAGCTAAGTGAAGGAAGATTTAATCTAGTTGTGAATGAGCCTCAGACAGGAAAAGTAGCGGACAAAGTAACTCGATTAGCACTTTGCTCAGGGAAAGTAGCGATTGACCTTACGACGGAACTTGAAAAACTAGATGATAAAGATCTTGAATGGCTTCATATCGCTCGAGTTGAACAGCTTTATCCATTCCCAGAGAAGCAATTGAAAGAAATTACGAATAAATATCCGAACTTAGAAGAAATTGTTTGGGTACAAGAAGAACCGAAAAATATGGGAAGCTGGCATTATATGTATCCTCGTATCCATGAGTTAGCTGAAGATAAAATGAAAGTAAAATATATTGGTAGACCAGATCGTTCAAGTCCAGCAACAGGTGAACCGGACGTTCATAAAAAAGAACAGCAACGAATTATCGATGCAGTATTAACGAGAGCCTAA
- a CDS encoding GNAT family N-acetyltransferase, with translation MHITKATINDLKAATELFDLYRVYFRQPSDQAGASNYLKERIVNEQSVIYVAFDEDIAVGIAQLYPSFSSIKMRRTWVLNDLFVKESYRGQGIGEKLLRSVISFAKETNAKGILLETEDDNFGAQKLYKRIGFERETNYYYFYTI, from the coding sequence ATGCATATTACTAAAGCAACAATCAATGATTTAAAAGCTGCTACGGAACTATTTGATTTATATCGAGTATATTTTCGACAACCTTCTGATCAAGCTGGAGCAAGTAATTATTTAAAAGAGAGAATCGTTAATGAACAATCAGTCATTTACGTAGCGTTTGATGAAGATATTGCAGTAGGTATTGCACAGCTCTATCCTTCTTTTTCGTCAATCAAAATGAGAAGAACATGGGTGCTGAATGATTTATTCGTAAAAGAAAGCTATAGAGGACAAGGTATTGGCGAGAAGTTACTAAGGAGCGTTATTTCTTTTGCAAAAGAAACTAATGCAAAGGGCATATTGCTTGAAACAGAGGATGATAACTTTGGTGCGCAAAAGCTCTATAAAAGAATTGGATTTGAACGAGAAACAAACTATTATTATTTCTATACGATTTAA
- a CDS encoding metal ABC transporter permease: MTYEAWILVTGSLVGITCGITGCFLILRKMAMLADAISHTVLLGIVLAFLVSQSLDGIYMLIGATIVGLLTAFFVQVLDSSGVQSDAAIGVVFTSLFAVGVILISIYAGNVHLDVNHALMGEITFVPWDTWVWRGIDLGPTAVWMLGFVLIVNLLLIILFYKEFKICSFDPHMAAAIGIPVMFIHYVLMGMVSITTVASFDSVGAILVVAMLIVPGATAYLLTDKLHVMLLLSAVIGALSAVLGYYSATFLNVSISGAMATTAGIIFMITFILSPTHGLLSKWLVRRKIQTRPQ, encoded by the coding sequence ATGACTTATGAAGCTTGGATATTAGTTACAGGATCTCTTGTCGGTATTACTTGTGGGATTACGGGCTGTTTCTTAATATTACGTAAAATGGCAATGCTAGCAGATGCGATTAGTCATACTGTTCTCCTTGGGATCGTGTTAGCATTCTTAGTTAGTCAGTCTTTAGATGGAATATACATGTTAATAGGTGCGACAATTGTGGGGCTTTTGACAGCATTCTTTGTTCAAGTGCTTGATTCTAGTGGTGTACAATCAGATGCTGCAATCGGTGTTGTATTCACCTCGTTATTTGCTGTTGGAGTTATCTTAATTTCAATTTATGCAGGTAATGTGCACTTAGATGTAAACCATGCCCTGATGGGAGAGATTACGTTTGTTCCTTGGGATACATGGGTATGGAGGGGGATCGATCTAGGACCGACAGCTGTATGGATGTTAGGGTTTGTACTCATCGTTAACCTATTACTAATTATATTATTTTACAAAGAGTTTAAAATTTGTTCTTTTGACCCACATATGGCTGCTGCGATTGGAATTCCAGTAATGTTCATACATTATGTGTTAATGGGCATGGTTTCAATTACAACAGTTGCTTCGTTTGACAGTGTTGGTGCGATTTTAGTTGTTGCTATGTTAATCGTTCCTGGAGCTACTGCATATTTGTTAACTGACAAATTGCACGTTATGCTTTTATTAAGTGCCGTAATTGGTGCATTAAGTGCGGTATTAGGTTATTATAGTGCTACTTTCTTGAATGTTTCAATTTCTGGCGCTATGGCGACAACAGCAGGTATTATATTCATGATTACTTTTATCTTATCACCTACACATGGATTGTTATCGAAATGGCTTGTCAGAAGAAAGATCCAAACAAGACCACAATGA
- a CDS encoding iron chelate uptake ABC transporter family permease subunit, with protein sequence MISSVIAMLADANTQWVLTGTLLLGITSGVLGSFALLRKQSLLGDAMAHAALPGVCIAFMLYGEKSMPLFLLGAVIFGLLATYFIQVISKNSRIKEDTAIGLVLTVFFGFGIVLLTRITQSSTGNKSGLDDFIFGQAASLVGSDVKFITVSAVVLLLITALFFKEFKLLTFDVNFAKGLGLPVKGLNALLMVLIVGAVVIGIQAVGVVLMSAMLITPAIAARYWTEKLSVMIVLSGAIGGISGILGTIISTMSEGLATGPIIVIAATILFIISLLFAPRRGLTMKVIRHFKLQSQIAKENVLISLYELCEENRQNEISTFSFEQVNQRRPISKTYFTSILKRLEGKGFVNLNEANHLMLTDDGVMVAHELTLQYRMHEVFLMHEREFNVMNDDSVRFEISNLPNHVTERLKELLHQYGREPKLVLHSRANMKHEEVSI encoded by the coding sequence TTGATTTCATCGGTTATTGCAATGTTAGCAGATGCGAACACACAATGGGTTCTAACAGGCACATTATTGTTAGGGATTACTAGTGGCGTACTAGGAAGTTTTGCGTTACTTCGCAAGCAAAGCCTACTAGGTGATGCTATGGCACATGCAGCATTACCTGGTGTGTGTATTGCGTTTATGTTATATGGGGAGAAGTCAATGCCTCTTTTTCTACTAGGGGCAGTGATTTTTGGCTTACTCGCAACTTATTTCATTCAAGTAATATCGAAAAATTCTAGAATTAAAGAAGATACAGCGATCGGTCTTGTTCTAACTGTTTTCTTCGGGTTTGGTATCGTTTTATTAACGAGAATAACGCAAAGTTCGACTGGTAATAAAAGTGGTCTTGATGATTTTATATTCGGTCAGGCAGCATCGCTAGTCGGAAGTGATGTGAAATTTATTACAGTATCAGCAGTTGTACTGTTGTTGATTACTGCTCTGTTCTTCAAGGAGTTTAAACTATTGACGTTTGATGTGAACTTTGCGAAAGGCCTTGGATTACCAGTAAAAGGTCTTAATGCTTTATTAATGGTATTAATTGTAGGTGCAGTTGTAATTGGTATTCAAGCAGTAGGTGTTGTATTAATGTCAGCCATGTTGATTACACCAGCAATTGCAGCACGTTATTGGACTGAGAAGTTAAGTGTGATGATCGTTTTATCAGGAGCAATAGGTGGTATTTCAGGTATACTCGGAACAATAATCAGTACGATGTCTGAGGGACTTGCAACAGGTCCAATTATAGTCATCGCTGCTACAATCTTGTTTATTATCTCATTGTTATTTGCACCGCGAAGAGGATTAACGATGAAGGTTATTCGTCACTTCAAACTTCAATCACAAATCGCAAAAGAAAATGTACTTATTTCACTTTACGAATTATGTGAAGAGAATAGACAAAATGAAATTTCTACATTTTCTTTTGAGCAAGTAAATCAGCGTCGACCAATTTCTAAAACATACTTCACATCAATATTAAAAAGGCTTGAAGGTAAAGGTTTTGTGAATCTTAATGAAGCTAATCATCTCATGCTTACAGATGATGGTGTGATGGTTGCGCATGAATTAACGTTACAATATCGTATGCATGAAGTATTTCTTATGCATGAACGCGAATTTAATGTAATGAATGATGATAGTGTGAGATTTGAAATTTCAAACTTACCTAATCATGTAACAGAACGGTTAAAGGAATTGTTACATCAATATGGTAGAGAACCGAAGCTTGTACTTCATTCAAGAGCGAACATGAAACATGAGGAGGTGAGCATATGA
- the odhB gene encoding 2-oxoglutarate dehydrogenase complex dihydrolipoyllysine-residue succinyltransferase: protein MREVKVPELAESVTEGTVAEWLKGVGDTVQKGDPIVELETDKINLEVNSEYDGVITELLREPGETVEVGDIIAKISENGAAVIEPKNDVQEEVTVENNEPVVDEKQQEAVIKLDEKKETTVANQPIASPAARKRARELGIDLNTINGSDPLGRIRREDIEQAAMNKVTSKIEEPKQVKQPTAPAKDDGKPVERVKMSRRRQTIAKRLVEAQHTAAMLTTFNEIDMSAVMELRKRRKDSFQDKHGVKLGFMSFFTKAVVGALKQFPLLNAEIDGDELVKKLYYDIGIAVSAKEGLVVPVVRDADRLSFAEIEAEIGELGKKARDNKLTLNELQGGSFTITNGGVFGSLYSTPILNTPQVGILGMHTIQKRPVVVDQKTEQVEVRPMMYIALSYDHRIVDGAEAVQFLVAIKEMIEDPENLLLEG, encoded by the coding sequence GTGAGAGAAGTAAAAGTCCCAGAACTAGCAGAATCCGTAACAGAAGGAACAGTTGCCGAATGGTTGAAAGGTGTAGGTGATACAGTTCAAAAAGGTGATCCTATTGTTGAGTTAGAGACGGATAAGATTAACTTGGAAGTAAATAGTGAATATGATGGTGTGATCACAGAACTATTAAGAGAACCAGGTGAAACGGTTGAAGTTGGTGATATTATAGCAAAGATTTCTGAAAATGGTGCTGCTGTAATTGAACCAAAAAATGATGTACAAGAAGAAGTAACTGTTGAAAATAACGAACCAGTAGTTGATGAAAAACAACAGGAAGCTGTTATTAAGCTTGATGAGAAAAAAGAAACAACAGTGGCAAATCAACCAATTGCTTCTCCTGCAGCTCGTAAGCGCGCACGTGAACTTGGTATTGATCTAAACACGATTAATGGTAGTGATCCACTTGGTCGTATTCGAAGAGAAGATATTGAACAAGCTGCGATGAATAAAGTTACTTCAAAAATCGAAGAGCCAAAGCAAGTAAAACAACCGACTGCTCCTGCTAAAGATGACGGCAAGCCAGTTGAACGAGTTAAGATGTCACGTCGTCGCCAAACAATTGCAAAACGACTTGTTGAAGCACAACATACAGCTGCAATGCTTACAACGTTTAATGAAATTGACATGTCTGCTGTTATGGAGCTACGTAAACGTCGTAAAGATTCATTTCAAGATAAGCATGGTGTGAAACTTGGATTTATGTCTTTCTTTACTAAAGCAGTAGTTGGTGCATTGAAACAATTCCCACTTCTAAATGCGGAAATTGATGGAGATGAGCTTGTTAAGAAATTATATTATGACATTGGTATTGCTGTATCAGCAAAAGAAGGTCTAGTAGTTCCTGTTGTAAGAGATGCTGATCGCCTTAGCTTTGCTGAAATTGAAGCTGAAATTGGTGAACTTGGAAAGAAAGCAAGAGATAATAAACTTACATTGAATGAGCTACAAGGTGGTTCATTTACGATTACAAACGGTGGAGTTTTTGGTTCATTGTATTCTACGCCGATTTTAAATACTCCACAAGTTGGTATTTTAGGAATGCATACGATCCAAAAAAGACCAGTAGTAGTAGATCAGAAAACAGAACAAGTTGAAGTTCGACCGATGATGTACATCGCACTTTCTTATGACCATCGAATTGTTGATGGCGCTGAAGCAGTACAATTCTTAGTTGCAATTAAAGAAATGATTGAAGATCCAGAAAATCTTCTTCTAGAAGGTTAA
- a CDS encoding metal ABC transporter solute-binding protein, Zn/Mn family — translation MKRMIMSLSLIFSMFILGACSQSEVVNQSDEGKLMITTTTAQVGDLVKNVGGDYVEVTSLMGPGTDPHLYQATQNDIKKLNQAEIIFYNGLHLEGKMNEIFEKMESQKPTYAVAHAIPEDKLIKQGKDAFDPHIWFDINLWKYAVDEVANGLGEYDKAHKEEYLANAEKYKAELDALEAFANERLSEIPEKSRVLVTAHDAFSYFGNAFEMEVEGLQGLSTDSEFGLKDVQNIVDVLVEREIKAVFIESSISENSIQAVVEGARERGHDVVIGGELYSDAMGEEGTEEGTYVGMYKHNINTITTNLK, via the coding sequence ATGAAAAGAATGATAATGAGTCTAAGTTTAATTTTTTCTATGTTCATACTTGGTGCATGTAGTCAAAGTGAAGTTGTTAATCAATCTGATGAAGGTAAACTAATGATTACAACAACTACAGCTCAAGTAGGAGATCTTGTTAAAAACGTTGGTGGAGATTACGTAGAGGTTACAAGCCTAATGGGACCTGGAACAGATCCACATTTATATCAAGCTACTCAAAATGATATTAAGAAATTAAATCAAGCAGAAATTATTTTTTATAATGGATTACACCTTGAAGGTAAAATGAATGAAATATTTGAGAAGATGGAATCACAAAAACCAACATACGCTGTTGCACATGCGATACCAGAAGATAAGTTGATTAAACAAGGTAAGGACGCATTCGATCCTCACATATGGTTTGATATTAATCTATGGAAATATGCTGTTGATGAGGTAGCAAACGGTTTAGGAGAATATGACAAAGCACATAAAGAAGAATATTTGGCAAATGCAGAGAAATATAAAGCAGAATTGGATGCATTAGAGGCATTTGCAAATGAGAGACTTTCAGAAATTCCAGAAAAAAGTCGTGTACTTGTAACTGCTCATGATGCTTTTAGCTATTTCGGTAATGCGTTTGAAATGGAAGTAGAAGGTTTACAAGGCTTAAGTACGGATTCAGAATTCGGTTTGAAAGATGTGCAAAATATTGTAGATGTACTTGTTGAAAGGGAAATTAAAGCCGTCTTTATTGAAAGTTCAATTTCAGAAAATTCTATTCAAGCAGTAGTCGAAGGTGCTAGAGAACGTGGTCATGATGTTGTAATTGGTGGAGAGTTATATTCAGATGCGATGGGTGAAGAAGGTACAGAGGAAGGTACGTATGTTGGAATGTATAAGCACAACATTAATACGATAACAACAAACTTAAAGTGA
- a CDS encoding metal ABC transporter ATP-binding protein produces MDALKVENMTVAYQKKPVLSEVSFTVPEGKLIGIVGPNGAGKSTLIKAILGLIPRASGTVDIYGKPYKKQRKLIGYVPQRGDVDWDFPTNALDVVLMGRYGHIGWVKRPSKKDVDFAKECLDKVGMSAYANRQISQLSGGQQQRVFLARALAQDATIYFMDEPFVGVDAATEKAIITLLNELKEQGKTVLVVHHDLQTVPEYFDWTMLLNMRLIEIGPTNEVFTIDHLQKTYGGRLTFLEQRNAIITN; encoded by the coding sequence ATGGATGCACTTAAAGTAGAAAATATGACGGTTGCTTATCAAAAAAAACCTGTGTTATCAGAAGTAAGCTTTACAGTTCCTGAAGGGAAATTAATCGGAATCGTCGGCCCTAATGGTGCTGGAAAATCAACTCTTATTAAGGCAATTCTAGGATTAATTCCTCGTGCAAGTGGAACCGTCGATATTTATGGAAAGCCATATAAAAAACAACGTAAGTTGATTGGGTATGTTCCACAACGTGGCGATGTAGATTGGGATTTTCCAACAAATGCACTTGATGTAGTGTTAATGGGAAGGTATGGACACATTGGATGGGTCAAACGACCATCTAAAAAAGATGTTGATTTTGCAAAAGAATGTCTTGATAAAGTGGGAATGAGTGCATATGCAAATCGACAAATCAGTCAACTTTCAGGAGGTCAACAACAACGAGTGTTTTTGGCTCGTGCACTTGCACAAGACGCTACAATCTATTTTATGGATGAACCATTTGTAGGGGTAGATGCAGCGACAGAGAAAGCAATTATTACACTATTGAATGAGTTGAAAGAACAAGGAAAGACAGTACTTGTTGTTCACCATGACTTACAAACTGTTCCCGAATACTTTGATTGGACGATGCTTCTAAATATGCGCCTTATTGAAATAGGACCTACTAATGAGGTATTTACAATTGATCATTTACAAAAGACGTATGGAGGAAGATTGACGTTTTTGGAACAGAGGAACGCAATCATAACAAATTAG
- a CDS encoding cytochrome c oxidase assembly protein — protein sequence MNLFLELFRHHHWFEIIGVHHALLIILVGYFYLNYFKRNPHTKNASLKKQLFITGLCLYYFASATPLHILSEHIFSVKMVKASIVYFVVPPCLLAGIPAEMLRPIIWNYRIRQTLYILTKPILSTIIFYVLFFLYLNPNLFHFINEGWLLDELSHVTLFCFSLFMWWSIITPLKELNYLSDLYRLANLLINGCILFGITYPFFLWDEPYKQFQDFPFPTYYSQNDDVIIGAAAILFVQKLLIIVIAGVIFYKRFKQENVIDPVNVSGLMGVKDPK from the coding sequence TTGAACCTTTTCTTAGAATTATTTAGACACCATCATTGGTTTGAAATAATTGGAGTTCATCATGCATTACTAATCATACTAGTTGGATACTTCTATTTAAATTATTTCAAAAGAAACCCTCATACAAAAAATGCGTCACTAAAAAAGCAACTTTTCATCACTGGATTATGCCTTTACTATTTTGCAAGTGCAACACCACTGCACATTTTAAGTGAACATATTTTCAGTGTAAAAATGGTAAAAGCTTCAATCGTTTATTTTGTTGTTCCTCCATGCCTGTTAGCTGGTATACCCGCTGAGATGTTGCGCCCAATAATATGGAATTATCGGATCCGCCAAACACTCTATATATTAACAAAGCCCATTTTATCAACAATTATATTTTATGTACTTTTTTTTCTTTATTTAAATCCAAACCTTTTTCATTTCATTAATGAAGGTTGGTTACTAGATGAATTAAGTCATGTCACTTTATTCTGTTTTTCGTTATTTATGTGGTGGTCAATCATAACTCCTCTTAAAGAATTGAACTACTTATCTGATTTATATCGTTTAGCAAACCTTCTCATTAATGGCTGTATCCTATTTGGAATTACTTATCCTTTCTTTTTATGGGACGAGCCGTACAAACAATTTCAAGACTTCCCTTTCCCAACCTATTATTCACAAAATGATGATGTAATCATTGGTGCAGCTGCAATACTATTTGTGCAAAAGCTACTCATCATCGTAATCGCAGGAGTTATTTTTTACAAACGTTTCAAACAAGAAAATGTTATCGATCCTGTTAATGTATCAGGTTTAATGGGGGTAAAAGATCCAAAATAA